A single window of Dermacentor albipictus isolate Rhodes 1998 colony chromosome 1, USDA_Dalb.pri_finalv2, whole genome shotgun sequence DNA harbors:
- the LOC135896994 gene encoding uncharacterized protein isoform X1: MATGLDTPLVLVTGATGYVGSHIVKLLLEDGELRVRATVRNLEQEDKTKFLRELVPDAKHPIELVQADLLNEDTWKDAVKDCTYVVHVAAPTPHSSLSKDNDLLKLAVDGTKAVLQACADSGTVKRVVLTSSISAVFDQSQPGSALSEREGKPFTEDDWSNAESATLDAYGKAKTLQEKAAWDFVKELPEEKKFELVVINPGLCIGPLLQKTTHGVPTSVLLIKRFMDRSIPLVPPASLSVVDVRDVARAHIHALTVPGAAQNRHIVTNQCISVKDMATALAKEFKPHGYSISTAGAPYFLMWLNSLVDKNSKLLMSKLNKPSTYDNARMREVLEIEPRDVQQSILDTAYSMIQLGVVKKSKKMKKQELSTEGEGHVNGDLNGEKADDEKDEKKEGDDEEKATDEKKESATEDTKKVEEVTKKVDEVIAEPPQNKELEPEDKVEKANGDVAEPPPQPVEVTAN, encoded by the exons TCGTGCTGGTGACGGGAGCCACGGGCTATGTGGGCTCGCACATCGTGAAGCTGCTGTTAGAGGATGGCGAGCTACGCGTCCGGGCCACGGTGCGCAACCTCGAGCAGGAGGATAAGACCAAGTTCCTGCGTGAGCTGGTGCCTGATGCCAAGCACCCTATCGAGCTGGTGCAGGCAGACCTTCTCAATGAGGACACCTGGAAAGA TGCTGTGAAAGACTGCACATATGTAGTGCACGTGGCTGCACCCACACCGCACTCTTCGCTCTCCAAGGACAATGACCTGCTCAAGCTGGCCGTTGATGGTACCAAGGCTGTGCTGCAGGCCTGTGCTGACTCGGGCACTGTCAAGAGGGTTGTTCTCACCAGCTCCATCAGTGCTGTCTTTG ATCAGTCCCAGCCAGGGAGTGCCCTAAGTGAGCGTGAAGGCAAACCTTTCACAGAAGATGACTGGAGCAATGCCGAGTCTGCAACCTTGGATGCCTATGGCAAGGCTAAGACGCTCCAGGAGAAGGCAGCATGGGATTTTGTCAAGGAGCTTCCAG AGGAGAAGAAATTTGAGCTGGTGGTCATTAACCCTGGACTCTGCATTGGACCTCTGCTGCAGAAGACAACCCATGGCGTGCCCACTAGTGTGCTG CTGATCAAGCGCTTCATGGACCGGTCCATACCACTGGTGCCTCCGGCATCGCTCAGTGTGGTGGATGTTCGTGATGTGGCACGGGCACACATACATGCACTCACTGTGCCAGGAGCAGCACAGAACCGCCACATTGTCACCAACCAGTGCATATCTGTCAAGGACATGGCCACAGCGCTTGCGAAGGAGTTCAAGCCACATG GCTACAGCATTTCAACTGCTGGAGCACCATACTTCCTGATGTGGCTCAACAGCCTGGTGGACAAGAACTCCAAGCTGCTCATGTCCAAGCTGAACAAGCCAAGCACATATGACAATGCCCGCATGCGTGAGGTGCTCGAGATTGAGCCCCGCGATGTGCAGCAGTCAATCCTGGACACTGCCTACAGCATGATCCAGCTGGGCGTCGTCAAGAAGtccaagaagatgaagaagcagGAGCTTTCAACTGAGG GAGAGGGCCATGTGAATGGCGACTTGAATGGTGAAAAGGCAGATGATGAAAaggacgagaagaaagagggagACGATGAAGAAAAAGCTACTGATGAGAAGAAGGAGTCTGCCACCGAGGACACCAAGAAGGTTGAAGAGGTCACCAAGAAGGTCGACGAGGTCATTGCTGAGCCCCCACAGAACAAAGAACTTGAGCCAGAAGACAAGGTTGAGAAGGCAAATGGCGATGTTGCGGAACCACCACCACAGCCTGTAGAGGTGACTGCAAACTGA
- the LOC135896994 gene encoding uncharacterized protein isoform X2, giving the protein MLSRPGEAVVLVTGATGYVGSHIVKLLLEDGELRVRATVRNLEQEDKTKFLRELVPDAKHPIELVQADLLNEDTWKDAVKDCTYVVHVAAPTPHSSLSKDNDLLKLAVDGTKAVLQACADSGTVKRVVLTSSISAVFDQSQPGSALSEREGKPFTEDDWSNAESATLDAYGKAKTLQEKAAWDFVKELPEEKKFELVVINPGLCIGPLLQKTTHGVPTSVLLIKRFMDRSIPLVPPASLSVVDVRDVARAHIHALTVPGAAQNRHIVTNQCISVKDMATALAKEFKPHGYSISTAGAPYFLMWLNSLVDKNSKLLMSKLNKPSTYDNARMREVLEIEPRDVQQSILDTAYSMIQLGVVKKSKKMKKQELSTEGEGHVNGDLNGEKADDEKDEKKEGDDEEKATDEKKESATEDTKKVEEVTKKVDEVIAEPPQNKELEPEDKVEKANGDVAEPPPQPVEVTAN; this is encoded by the exons TCGTGCTGGTGACGGGAGCCACGGGCTATGTGGGCTCGCACATCGTGAAGCTGCTGTTAGAGGATGGCGAGCTACGCGTCCGGGCCACGGTGCGCAACCTCGAGCAGGAGGATAAGACCAAGTTCCTGCGTGAGCTGGTGCCTGATGCCAAGCACCCTATCGAGCTGGTGCAGGCAGACCTTCTCAATGAGGACACCTGGAAAGA TGCTGTGAAAGACTGCACATATGTAGTGCACGTGGCTGCACCCACACCGCACTCTTCGCTCTCCAAGGACAATGACCTGCTCAAGCTGGCCGTTGATGGTACCAAGGCTGTGCTGCAGGCCTGTGCTGACTCGGGCACTGTCAAGAGGGTTGTTCTCACCAGCTCCATCAGTGCTGTCTTTG ATCAGTCCCAGCCAGGGAGTGCCCTAAGTGAGCGTGAAGGCAAACCTTTCACAGAAGATGACTGGAGCAATGCCGAGTCTGCAACCTTGGATGCCTATGGCAAGGCTAAGACGCTCCAGGAGAAGGCAGCATGGGATTTTGTCAAGGAGCTTCCAG AGGAGAAGAAATTTGAGCTGGTGGTCATTAACCCTGGACTCTGCATTGGACCTCTGCTGCAGAAGACAACCCATGGCGTGCCCACTAGTGTGCTG CTGATCAAGCGCTTCATGGACCGGTCCATACCACTGGTGCCTCCGGCATCGCTCAGTGTGGTGGATGTTCGTGATGTGGCACGGGCACACATACATGCACTCACTGTGCCAGGAGCAGCACAGAACCGCCACATTGTCACCAACCAGTGCATATCTGTCAAGGACATGGCCACAGCGCTTGCGAAGGAGTTCAAGCCACATG GCTACAGCATTTCAACTGCTGGAGCACCATACTTCCTGATGTGGCTCAACAGCCTGGTGGACAAGAACTCCAAGCTGCTCATGTCCAAGCTGAACAAGCCAAGCACATATGACAATGCCCGCATGCGTGAGGTGCTCGAGATTGAGCCCCGCGATGTGCAGCAGTCAATCCTGGACACTGCCTACAGCATGATCCAGCTGGGCGTCGTCAAGAAGtccaagaagatgaagaagcagGAGCTTTCAACTGAGG GAGAGGGCCATGTGAATGGCGACTTGAATGGTGAAAAGGCAGATGATGAAAaggacgagaagaaagagggagACGATGAAGAAAAAGCTACTGATGAGAAGAAGGAGTCTGCCACCGAGGACACCAAGAAGGTTGAAGAGGTCACCAAGAAGGTCGACGAGGTCATTGCTGAGCCCCCACAGAACAAAGAACTTGAGCCAGAAGACAAGGTTGAGAAGGCAAATGGCGATGTTGCGGAACCACCACCACAGCCTGTAGAGGTGACTGCAAACTGA
- the LOC135896994 gene encoding uncharacterized protein isoform X3 encodes MKRERETVVLVTGATGYVGSHIVKLLLEDGELRVRATVRNLEQEDKTKFLRELVPDAKHPIELVQADLLNEDTWKDAVKDCTYVVHVAAPTPHSSLSKDNDLLKLAVDGTKAVLQACADSGTVKRVVLTSSISAVFDQSQPGSALSEREGKPFTEDDWSNAESATLDAYGKAKTLQEKAAWDFVKELPEEKKFELVVINPGLCIGPLLQKTTHGVPTSVLLIKRFMDRSIPLVPPASLSVVDVRDVARAHIHALTVPGAAQNRHIVTNQCISVKDMATALAKEFKPHGYSISTAGAPYFLMWLNSLVDKNSKLLMSKLNKPSTYDNARMREVLEIEPRDVQQSILDTAYSMIQLGVVKKSKKMKKQELSTEGEGHVNGDLNGEKADDEKDEKKEGDDEEKATDEKKESATEDTKKVEEVTKKVDEVIAEPPQNKELEPEDKVEKANGDVAEPPPQPVEVTAN; translated from the exons TCGTGCTGGTGACGGGAGCCACGGGCTATGTGGGCTCGCACATCGTGAAGCTGCTGTTAGAGGATGGCGAGCTACGCGTCCGGGCCACGGTGCGCAACCTCGAGCAGGAGGATAAGACCAAGTTCCTGCGTGAGCTGGTGCCTGATGCCAAGCACCCTATCGAGCTGGTGCAGGCAGACCTTCTCAATGAGGACACCTGGAAAGA TGCTGTGAAAGACTGCACATATGTAGTGCACGTGGCTGCACCCACACCGCACTCTTCGCTCTCCAAGGACAATGACCTGCTCAAGCTGGCCGTTGATGGTACCAAGGCTGTGCTGCAGGCCTGTGCTGACTCGGGCACTGTCAAGAGGGTTGTTCTCACCAGCTCCATCAGTGCTGTCTTTG ATCAGTCCCAGCCAGGGAGTGCCCTAAGTGAGCGTGAAGGCAAACCTTTCACAGAAGATGACTGGAGCAATGCCGAGTCTGCAACCTTGGATGCCTATGGCAAGGCTAAGACGCTCCAGGAGAAGGCAGCATGGGATTTTGTCAAGGAGCTTCCAG AGGAGAAGAAATTTGAGCTGGTGGTCATTAACCCTGGACTCTGCATTGGACCTCTGCTGCAGAAGACAACCCATGGCGTGCCCACTAGTGTGCTG CTGATCAAGCGCTTCATGGACCGGTCCATACCACTGGTGCCTCCGGCATCGCTCAGTGTGGTGGATGTTCGTGATGTGGCACGGGCACACATACATGCACTCACTGTGCCAGGAGCAGCACAGAACCGCCACATTGTCACCAACCAGTGCATATCTGTCAAGGACATGGCCACAGCGCTTGCGAAGGAGTTCAAGCCACATG GCTACAGCATTTCAACTGCTGGAGCACCATACTTCCTGATGTGGCTCAACAGCCTGGTGGACAAGAACTCCAAGCTGCTCATGTCCAAGCTGAACAAGCCAAGCACATATGACAATGCCCGCATGCGTGAGGTGCTCGAGATTGAGCCCCGCGATGTGCAGCAGTCAATCCTGGACACTGCCTACAGCATGATCCAGCTGGGCGTCGTCAAGAAGtccaagaagatgaagaagcagGAGCTTTCAACTGAGG GAGAGGGCCATGTGAATGGCGACTTGAATGGTGAAAAGGCAGATGATGAAAaggacgagaagaaagagggagACGATGAAGAAAAAGCTACTGATGAGAAGAAGGAGTCTGCCACCGAGGACACCAAGAAGGTTGAAGAGGTCACCAAGAAGGTCGACGAGGTCATTGCTGAGCCCCCACAGAACAAAGAACTTGAGCCAGAAGACAAGGTTGAGAAGGCAAATGGCGATGTTGCGGAACCACCACCACAGCCTGTAGAGGTGACTGCAAACTGA
- the LOC135896994 gene encoding uncharacterized protein isoform X4 has protein sequence MVVLVTGATGYVGSHIVKLLLEDGELRVRATVRNLEQEDKTKFLRELVPDAKHPIELVQADLLNEDTWKDAVKDCTYVVHVAAPTPHSSLSKDNDLLKLAVDGTKAVLQACADSGTVKRVVLTSSISAVFDQSQPGSALSEREGKPFTEDDWSNAESATLDAYGKAKTLQEKAAWDFVKELPEEKKFELVVINPGLCIGPLLQKTTHGVPTSVLLIKRFMDRSIPLVPPASLSVVDVRDVARAHIHALTVPGAAQNRHIVTNQCISVKDMATALAKEFKPHGYSISTAGAPYFLMWLNSLVDKNSKLLMSKLNKPSTYDNARMREVLEIEPRDVQQSILDTAYSMIQLGVVKKSKKMKKQELSTEGEGHVNGDLNGEKADDEKDEKKEGDDEEKATDEKKESATEDTKKVEEVTKKVDEVIAEPPQNKELEPEDKVEKANGDVAEPPPQPVEVTAN, from the exons TCGTGCTGGTGACGGGAGCCACGGGCTATGTGGGCTCGCACATCGTGAAGCTGCTGTTAGAGGATGGCGAGCTACGCGTCCGGGCCACGGTGCGCAACCTCGAGCAGGAGGATAAGACCAAGTTCCTGCGTGAGCTGGTGCCTGATGCCAAGCACCCTATCGAGCTGGTGCAGGCAGACCTTCTCAATGAGGACACCTGGAAAGA TGCTGTGAAAGACTGCACATATGTAGTGCACGTGGCTGCACCCACACCGCACTCTTCGCTCTCCAAGGACAATGACCTGCTCAAGCTGGCCGTTGATGGTACCAAGGCTGTGCTGCAGGCCTGTGCTGACTCGGGCACTGTCAAGAGGGTTGTTCTCACCAGCTCCATCAGTGCTGTCTTTG ATCAGTCCCAGCCAGGGAGTGCCCTAAGTGAGCGTGAAGGCAAACCTTTCACAGAAGATGACTGGAGCAATGCCGAGTCTGCAACCTTGGATGCCTATGGCAAGGCTAAGACGCTCCAGGAGAAGGCAGCATGGGATTTTGTCAAGGAGCTTCCAG AGGAGAAGAAATTTGAGCTGGTGGTCATTAACCCTGGACTCTGCATTGGACCTCTGCTGCAGAAGACAACCCATGGCGTGCCCACTAGTGTGCTG CTGATCAAGCGCTTCATGGACCGGTCCATACCACTGGTGCCTCCGGCATCGCTCAGTGTGGTGGATGTTCGTGATGTGGCACGGGCACACATACATGCACTCACTGTGCCAGGAGCAGCACAGAACCGCCACATTGTCACCAACCAGTGCATATCTGTCAAGGACATGGCCACAGCGCTTGCGAAGGAGTTCAAGCCACATG GCTACAGCATTTCAACTGCTGGAGCACCATACTTCCTGATGTGGCTCAACAGCCTGGTGGACAAGAACTCCAAGCTGCTCATGTCCAAGCTGAACAAGCCAAGCACATATGACAATGCCCGCATGCGTGAGGTGCTCGAGATTGAGCCCCGCGATGTGCAGCAGTCAATCCTGGACACTGCCTACAGCATGATCCAGCTGGGCGTCGTCAAGAAGtccaagaagatgaagaagcagGAGCTTTCAACTGAGG GAGAGGGCCATGTGAATGGCGACTTGAATGGTGAAAAGGCAGATGATGAAAaggacgagaagaaagagggagACGATGAAGAAAAAGCTACTGATGAGAAGAAGGAGTCTGCCACCGAGGACACCAAGAAGGTTGAAGAGGTCACCAAGAAGGTCGACGAGGTCATTGCTGAGCCCCCACAGAACAAAGAACTTGAGCCAGAAGACAAGGTTGAGAAGGCAAATGGCGATGTTGCGGAACCACCACCACAGCCTGTAGAGGTGACTGCAAACTGA